The Micromonospora krabiensis genome window below encodes:
- a CDS encoding ABC transporter ATP-binding protein, with the protein MRQPDRRPPPPAPAPEGAPPATAPARPGPGDGDTGDELTRWRGQATDPDADRSRAEDSSPEAVARLRTRSRALLGDLLRPHRGRLTVAVGLLLAQNGAAMAGPYLVMVGIDRGIAPLRAGDPGPLVAVAGAFVVASLTEYAARRGFLTLSARIGQAVLLDLRRRVYGHFLRLSVAFHERYTSGRMVSRLTSDLDSIAELVDGGIDSLVLAGLSILSVAGILLWLDLPLAAVTLLAFPFLFWLSRWFARASAGAYRRTREAVALVIVHFVESMRGIRAVQAYRREPRNQRIFEALGDDYRRTSLHAFRLIATYSPGIKVIGNVTVAVVLCYGGARVLDGGMEIGVLAAFLLYLRRFFEPMQELSQFYNSLQSATAALEKLAGVLDERPAVAEPARPVPLPAGSVRGALAFRAVSFGYRPDAPILTDLELTVPAGQTVALIGPTGAGKSTIAKLVARFHDPVAGTVCLDGVDLRAVADADLRRAVVLVTQENHLFSGTVEENIRFGRPDADDAAVRDAARAIGAHDFIAALPDGYATQVHRRGGRLSAGQRQLVAFARAFLADPTVLILDEATSSLDVPTERLVQRALGTILRDRTALVIAHRLSTVEIADRVLVLDGGRIVEDGPPDRLAAADGRYAALHRQWQQSLR; encoded by the coding sequence CTGCGACAGCCCGACCGGCGGCCCCCTCCCCCGGCTCCGGCGCCGGAGGGCGCACCGCCCGCAACGGCGCCGGCCCGACCCGGGCCGGGCGACGGGGACACCGGTGACGAGTTGACCCGGTGGCGGGGCCAGGCGACCGACCCGGACGCCGACCGCAGCCGTGCCGAGGACAGCAGCCCGGAGGCGGTCGCCCGCCTGCGGACGCGCAGCCGGGCGCTCCTGGGTGACCTGCTGCGACCGCACCGGGGCCGGCTCACCGTGGCGGTGGGGCTGCTGCTGGCCCAGAACGGCGCCGCGATGGCCGGGCCGTACCTGGTCATGGTCGGCATCGACCGGGGCATCGCGCCGCTGCGGGCCGGCGACCCCGGCCCGCTGGTCGCGGTGGCCGGCGCGTTCGTCGTCGCGTCGCTGACCGAGTACGCGGCCCGCCGTGGCTTCCTCACCCTCTCCGCGCGGATCGGCCAGGCCGTCCTGCTCGACCTGCGCCGCCGGGTGTACGGGCACTTCCTGCGCCTGTCGGTCGCCTTCCACGAGCGGTACACGTCCGGTCGGATGGTCTCCCGGCTGACCAGTGACCTCGACTCGATCGCCGAGCTCGTCGACGGGGGCATCGACAGCCTGGTGCTCGCCGGCCTGTCGATCCTGTCGGTGGCCGGCATCCTGCTGTGGCTGGACCTGCCGTTGGCCGCGGTGACGCTGCTCGCCTTCCCGTTCCTGTTCTGGCTGTCGCGCTGGTTCGCCCGCGCCTCGGCGGGCGCGTACCGGCGCACCCGCGAGGCGGTGGCGCTGGTCATCGTCCACTTCGTCGAGTCGATGCGGGGCATCCGCGCGGTGCAGGCGTACCGGCGGGAACCGCGCAACCAGAGGATCTTCGAGGCGCTCGGCGACGACTACCGCCGGACGAGCCTGCACGCGTTCCGGCTGATCGCCACGTACTCCCCCGGGATCAAGGTGATCGGGAACGTGACGGTGGCGGTGGTGCTCTGCTACGGCGGCGCTCGGGTGCTCGACGGCGGCATGGAGATCGGGGTGCTCGCCGCGTTCCTGCTCTACCTGCGTCGCTTCTTCGAGCCGATGCAGGAGCTGAGCCAGTTCTACAACTCGTTGCAGTCGGCGACGGCGGCGTTGGAGAAGCTGGCCGGGGTGCTCGACGAGCGACCCGCGGTGGCCGAACCGGCCCGGCCGGTGCCGCTGCCCGCGGGGTCCGTCCGGGGCGCGTTGGCGTTCCGTGCCGTCTCGTTCGGCTACCGGCCGGACGCGCCGATCCTCACCGACCTGGAGCTGACCGTGCCGGCCGGGCAGACCGTCGCGCTGATCGGGCCGACCGGCGCGGGCAAGTCGACGATCGCCAAGCTGGTCGCCCGCTTCCACGACCCGGTCGCCGGCACGGTCTGCCTGGACGGGGTCGACCTGCGCGCGGTCGCCGACGCCGACCTGCGCCGAGCGGTGGTACTGGTGACCCAGGAGAACCACCTGTTCAGCGGCACGGTCGAGGAGAACATCCGGTTCGGCCGCCCGGACGCGGACGACGCCGCGGTGCGGGACGCGGCCCGCGCGATCGGGGCGCACGACTTCATCGCGGCGCTGCCCGACGGCTACGCCACGCAGGTGCACCGGCGCGGCGGCCGGCTCTCCGCAGGTCAGCGGCAGCTGGTCGCGTTCGCCCGCGCGTTCCTGGCCGACCCGACGGTGCTGATCCTGGACGAGGCGACGTCGTCGCTGGATGTCCCGACGGAGCGGCTCGTGCAGCGGGCGCTCGGCACCATCCTGCGGGACCGCACCGCCCTGGTCATCGCGCACCGCCTCTCCACCGTGGAGATCGCCGACCGGGTGCTGGTGCTGGACGGCGGCCGGATCGTCGAGGACGGCCCGCCGGACCGGCTGGCCGCCGCCGACGGCCGGTACGCCGCCCTGCACCGGCAGTGGCAGCAGTCGCTGCGGTGA
- a CDS encoding ABC transporter ATP-binding protein yields MPAESDGVPAARVAAGPHPVHNLWRLRHYLRPYAAEFGWLLVAGLAATAASIAVPLVVQRVVDGPVAHDDPAGLLRLGGLALLLGLAEAVLIFLRRWVQSSSAVGMEAALRADVYAHLQRLPASFHDRWQSGQLLSRITSDLSVIRRFLSFGLFFLVLNLATYAVVVVLLIRLHPALGLLVAASAVPLLLISRRFARHYHAASRRMQDQQGDVATLVEETAQGLRTMKAYGRGPELAGRFAGAARTLHDTGVGKGRLLAGTSALLDLVPNLTLGVVLVAGAAAAARDVLTIGELVAFVTLQLMLIWPVQSLGWIIANGQEAATAADRIQEVLDTPPEIVDAPRAVALVRSGVRGRLRFEQVHFRYPGSPEPVLRGIDLTVEPGETLALVGATGCGKSTLLSLVPRLHDVTGGRITLDGHDLRDLRLDSLRRLIGVAFEEPTLFSMSVHENLTLGRPDADEADVRAALALAQADFAYELPWGLGTRVGEQGLSLSGGQRQRLALARAVLGRPALLVLDDPLSALDVQTEALVEAALKRVLRETSALLVVHRPSTIALADRVALLEGGRISAVGDHSELLATVPAYRALLSADPPPDDPDPPGRIADSPSDGRGLVRS; encoded by the coding sequence GTGCCTGCGGAGAGCGACGGCGTCCCGGCCGCCCGGGTCGCCGCGGGCCCCCACCCGGTGCACAACCTCTGGCGGCTGCGCCACTACCTGCGCCCGTACGCGGCAGAGTTCGGCTGGCTGCTGGTCGCCGGCCTGGCCGCCACGGCGGCGAGCATCGCCGTTCCCCTGGTGGTGCAGCGCGTCGTGGACGGGCCGGTCGCCCACGACGACCCTGCCGGGCTGCTGCGACTCGGCGGCCTGGCGCTGCTCCTCGGGCTGGCCGAGGCGGTGCTGATCTTCCTGCGCCGGTGGGTGCAGTCGTCCTCGGCCGTGGGGATGGAGGCGGCGCTGCGCGCCGACGTGTACGCCCACCTGCAACGGCTGCCGGCCAGTTTCCACGACCGGTGGCAGTCCGGCCAGTTGCTCTCCCGGATCACCAGCGACCTGTCGGTGATCCGGCGGTTCCTCTCCTTCGGCCTGTTCTTCCTGGTGCTCAACCTGGCCACGTACGCGGTCGTGGTGGTGCTGCTGATCCGGCTGCACCCCGCGCTGGGCCTGCTGGTGGCCGCGAGCGCGGTGCCGCTGCTGTTGATCAGTCGCCGGTTCGCCCGGCACTACCACGCCGCGTCCCGGCGCATGCAGGACCAGCAGGGCGATGTGGCGACGCTGGTGGAGGAGACCGCGCAGGGGCTGCGGACGATGAAGGCGTACGGCCGGGGGCCGGAGTTGGCGGGCCGGTTCGCCGGCGCGGCCCGCACCCTGCACGACACCGGCGTCGGCAAGGGTCGGCTGCTGGCCGGCACGTCGGCGCTGCTCGACCTGGTGCCGAACCTGACCCTCGGGGTGGTGCTGGTCGCCGGCGCGGCCGCCGCGGCGCGTGACGTGCTCACGATCGGCGAGTTGGTCGCCTTCGTGACGCTCCAGCTCATGCTGATCTGGCCGGTGCAGTCGCTGGGCTGGATCATCGCGAACGGGCAGGAGGCGGCGACCGCCGCCGACCGCATCCAGGAGGTGCTCGACACCCCACCGGAGATCGTGGACGCCCCGAGGGCGGTCGCGCTGGTCCGTTCCGGGGTGCGGGGGCGGCTCCGGTTCGAGCAGGTGCACTTCCGCTACCCGGGCAGCCCGGAGCCGGTCCTGCGCGGGATCGACCTGACCGTCGAGCCGGGCGAGACGCTGGCCCTGGTCGGCGCCACCGGCTGCGGCAAGAGCACCCTGCTCTCCCTGGTGCCCCGGCTGCACGACGTGACCGGCGGCCGGATCACGCTCGACGGCCACGACCTGCGCGACCTCCGGCTGGACTCGCTGCGCCGGTTGATCGGGGTGGCGTTCGAGGAGCCGACCCTGTTCTCCATGTCGGTGCACGAGAACCTCACCCTCGGTCGGCCGGACGCGGACGAGGCGGACGTCCGGGCCGCGCTCGCGCTGGCCCAGGCCGACTTCGCGTACGAACTGCCGTGGGGGCTCGGCACCCGGGTCGGTGAACAGGGACTGTCCCTGTCCGGCGGGCAGCGGCAGCGGTTGGCGCTCGCGCGGGCGGTGCTCGGCCGCCCCGCGCTCCTGGTCCTCGACGATCCGCTGTCCGCCCTCGACGTGCAGACCGAGGCGCTGGTGGAGGCGGCGCTGAAACGGGTGCTGCGGGAGACCAGTGCGCTGCTGGTGGTGCACCGACCGTCGACCATCGCGCTGGCCGACCGGGTGGCGCTGCTGGAGGGTGGCCGGATCAGCGCCGTGGGCGACCACTCGGAGCTGCTCGCCACCGTGCCGGCGTACCGGGCGCTGCTCTCCGCCGACCCGCCGCCCGACGATCCGGACCCGCCGGGACGGATCGCGGACAGTCCCTCGGACGGGCGTGGACTGGTGCGGTCGTGA
- a CDS encoding methylated-DNA--[protein]-cysteine S-methyltransferase codes for MTTVDSAVLATPAGPLSILTGPDGAVRAAGFTGDPETLLPLVHPELRAPLRHRADLGPVSVAVRSYLDGDLAAIDTVPVEQRTGGAFLTHAWEVLRDVKPGEPVTYTAFAGLAGRPLAVRAAAAACARNAAALFVPCHRVLRTDGTLGGYRWGLDVKKWLLGHERRLTAS; via the coding sequence ATGACCACTGTCGACAGTGCGGTGCTGGCCACCCCGGCCGGCCCGCTGAGCATCCTGACCGGCCCCGACGGGGCGGTACGGGCGGCCGGCTTCACCGGTGACCCCGAGACACTGCTCCCCCTGGTGCACCCCGAGCTGCGGGCACCGCTGCGGCACCGGGCCGACCTCGGCCCGGTCAGCGTGGCCGTCCGGTCCTACCTGGACGGTGACCTCGCCGCGATCGACACGGTGCCGGTCGAGCAGCGCACCGGCGGCGCGTTCCTGACGCACGCGTGGGAGGTGCTGCGCGACGTGAAGCCGGGCGAGCCGGTCACCTACACGGCGTTCGCCGGGCTGGCGGGCCGCCCCCTGGCCGTACGCGCGGCCGCGGCGGCCTGCGCCCGCAACGCCGCCGCGCTCTTCGTGCCGTGCCACCGGGTGCTGCGCACCGACGGGACGCTGGGCGGCTACCGCTGGGGCCTGGACGTGAAGAAGTGGCTTCTCGGTCATGAGCGGCGGTTGACGGCAAGCTGA
- a CDS encoding DNA-3-methyladenine glycosylase 2 family protein — MELDFERCYRAVDSRDQRFDGWFYTGVTSTGIYCRPSCPATTPKRQNVRFFPSAAAAQGAGLRACRRCRPDAAPGSPQWDVRADVVGRAMRLIADGVVDRDGVPGLASRLGYTERHLHRMLRAEMGAGPLALARAQRAQTARILIETTGLGMAEVAFAAGFGSVRQFNDTVRDVYGVAPSDLRRSRGTHSPPPGGGTIALRLAYRPPLHAGALLDFLALRALPGVEEVRDGTYRRGLRLPHGVAEVALTPADGHVAATLCLADLRDLAPAVARCRRLLDLDADPVAVDATLAADPAFADAVAAEPGVRVPRSVDGFEMAVRAVVGQQVSVSAARTTLTRLLTHTPAPVHTPTDLVDHEVVAATVGVSRQQIHDHRGESSGPGEPSRELRGFPSAEEVAGLPDEAFGMPVARRETLRALARAVADGDLDLAPGGDRDDVVRRLVALPGIGPWTAGYVAMRALGDPDVLLPTDLAVRRGAAARGLPDDPKTLDTYADRWRPWRSYATIRLWRTV; from the coding sequence GTGGAGTTGGACTTCGAGCGGTGCTACCGGGCGGTCGACAGCCGTGACCAGCGGTTCGACGGCTGGTTCTACACGGGCGTCACGTCGACCGGGATCTACTGCCGGCCGTCCTGCCCGGCCACCACGCCCAAGCGGCAGAACGTCCGGTTCTTCCCGTCCGCCGCGGCCGCGCAGGGAGCCGGCCTGCGGGCCTGCCGGCGCTGCCGCCCGGACGCGGCTCCCGGGTCACCCCAGTGGGACGTACGCGCCGACGTGGTGGGCCGGGCCATGCGGCTGATCGCGGACGGGGTGGTCGACCGCGACGGGGTGCCCGGGCTGGCCTCCCGACTCGGCTACACCGAGCGGCACCTGCACCGGATGTTGCGCGCGGAGATGGGCGCGGGGCCGCTCGCGCTGGCCCGGGCACAGCGGGCGCAGACCGCTCGGATCCTGATCGAGACCACCGGCCTCGGCATGGCGGAGGTCGCGTTCGCGGCCGGGTTCGGCAGCGTACGGCAGTTCAACGACACCGTCCGAGACGTGTACGGGGTCGCGCCGAGCGACCTGCGGCGGAGCCGGGGAACGCACTCCCCGCCACCCGGGGGCGGGACGATCGCGCTGCGGCTCGCGTACCGTCCGCCGCTGCACGCGGGCGCGCTGCTGGACTTCCTCGCGCTGCGCGCGCTGCCCGGGGTGGAGGAGGTCCGCGACGGCACGTACCGGCGTGGGTTGCGGCTGCCGCACGGCGTGGCCGAGGTGGCGCTGACGCCGGCGGACGGGCACGTGGCCGCCACCCTGTGCCTGGCCGACCTCCGCGACCTGGCCCCGGCGGTCGCGCGCTGTCGGCGCCTGCTCGACCTGGACGCGGATCCGGTGGCGGTGGACGCGACGCTCGCGGCCGACCCGGCGTTCGCCGACGCGGTGGCCGCGGAGCCCGGCGTGCGGGTGCCGCGCTCGGTGGACGGCTTCGAGATGGCCGTCCGCGCGGTCGTCGGCCAGCAGGTCTCGGTGTCGGCGGCCCGCACCACCCTGACCCGCCTACTCACCCACACGCCCGCCCCCGTCCACACCCCTACCGACCTGGTCGATCATGAAGTTGTTGCCGCCACCGTCGGCGTGTCGCGGCAACAAATTCATGATCACCGGGGGGAGTCGAGCGGGCCGGGGGAGCCGAGCCGGGAGCTGCGGGGGTTTCCGTCGGCCGAGGAGGTGGCTGGGCTGCCGGATGAGGCGTTCGGGATGCCGGTGGCGCGGCGGGAGACCCTTCGCGCGCTGGCCCGGGCGGTGGCCGACGGCGACCTGGACCTCGCACCGGGCGGCGACCGCGACGACGTCGTACGCCGGCTGGTGGCCCTGCCCGGCATCGGCCCCTGGACGGCCGGCTACGTCGCGATGCGCGCCCTGGGCGACCCGGACGTCCTGCTCCCCACCGACCTGGCGGTCCGGCGCGGCGCGGCCGCGCGGGGTCTGCCCGACGACCCGAAGACCCTCGACACGTACGCGGACCGCTGGCGCCCCTGGCGGTCGTACGCGACGATCCGACTCTGGAGAACGGTATGA
- a CDS encoding FAD-binding oxidoreductase — protein sequence MTPNLVLPGSLTGKLVTPGDRRYAMLRSTYTTRHTPAEILLPETTQQVVAAVRYARERGLPIAVRSGGHGLSGNSSNDGGLVIDLSALNRVQVLDERARLVRVEAGARWAMVAKALAPYGLAISSGDHGNVGVGGLATGGGVGWLVRRYGLTIDHVRAVEVVLADGTLVRADAEHEPELFWLVRGAGAGAGIVVAFELQAEEVRNVGLAQIVVEASPDGATVRQWADHLGRAPRELSTAVVLYAQGRTAIMQITAIAAVESLRRVRPMTEPLLSIGRLLDHRNDLAPYPALVPMGHLHPNVGQQASTTTNSLLTMDDASARAIMRATTGPSRAVVQLRSVGGAVNDVDPTATAYPHRHQDTLVIGSVFPPQGGAALDAAWRPIAARADGAYVNFESRPDRAAFDRIYPGETGRRVAALWRRYDPDGVFRPALLTRQAGARQADGHESGSRHAGGRGQGGPDRRGSSARRGGGRGDRRR from the coding sequence ATGACCCCGAACCTGGTCCTCCCCGGTTCACTCACCGGCAAGCTCGTGACACCCGGCGACCGCCGGTACGCGATGCTGCGCTCGACGTACACCACGCGGCACACCCCGGCCGAGATCCTGCTCCCGGAGACCACCCAGCAGGTCGTCGCGGCGGTCCGCTACGCCCGCGAGCGCGGCCTGCCGATCGCCGTACGCAGCGGCGGCCACGGCCTCTCCGGCAACTCCTCCAACGACGGCGGCCTGGTCATCGACCTGTCCGCCCTCAACCGGGTGCAGGTGCTCGACGAGCGCGCCCGACTGGTGCGCGTCGAGGCGGGCGCGCGGTGGGCGATGGTGGCGAAGGCGCTGGCGCCGTACGGGCTGGCGATCAGCTCCGGCGACCACGGCAACGTGGGGGTCGGCGGCCTCGCCACCGGCGGGGGCGTGGGCTGGCTGGTCCGCCGGTACGGCCTGACCATCGACCACGTCCGGGCGGTGGAGGTCGTGCTCGCCGACGGCACGCTGGTGCGCGCGGACGCGGAGCACGAGCCGGAGCTGTTCTGGCTGGTCCGCGGCGCGGGCGCGGGCGCCGGCATCGTGGTGGCGTTCGAGCTCCAGGCCGAGGAGGTCCGCAACGTCGGCCTGGCCCAGATCGTCGTCGAGGCGAGCCCGGACGGCGCGACGGTGCGGCAGTGGGCCGATCACCTGGGCCGGGCGCCCCGGGAGCTGAGCACGGCCGTCGTCCTCTACGCACAGGGACGCACGGCGATCATGCAGATCACCGCCATCGCCGCCGTGGAGAGCCTGCGCCGGGTCCGGCCGATGACCGAGCCGCTGCTCTCCATCGGCCGGCTGCTCGACCACCGCAACGACCTGGCGCCCTACCCGGCGCTGGTGCCGATGGGCCACCTGCACCCGAACGTGGGGCAGCAGGCGAGCACCACCACCAACAGCCTGCTCACGATGGACGACGCGAGCGCCCGGGCGATCATGCGGGCGACGACCGGGCCGAGCCGGGCCGTGGTGCAGCTGCGGTCGGTCGGCGGGGCGGTCAACGACGTCGACCCGACGGCGACCGCCTACCCGCACCGGCACCAGGACACGCTGGTCATCGGTTCGGTCTTCCCGCCGCAGGGCGGCGCCGCGCTGGACGCCGCCTGGCGGCCGATCGCGGCGCGGGCCGACGGCGCGTACGTCAACTTCGAGAGCCGACCGGACCGGGCCGCGTTCGACCGGATCTACCCGGGGGAGACCGGCCGGCGGGTCGCCGCGCTGTGGCGCCGGTACGACCCGGACGGCGTCTTCCGGCCCGCCCTGCTCACCCGCCAGGCGGGCGCTCGGCAGGCCGACGGTCACGAGTCGGGCTCCCGGCACGCCGGCGGCCGGGGGCAGGGTGGGCCGGACCGCCGAGGGTCGTCCGCCCGACGCGGCGGTGGCCGGGGCGACCGGCGGCGGTGA
- a CDS encoding LLM class flavin-dependent oxidoreductase has product MTDYQHPITFGLSLDPSADKLAETRHLARAAADSGMEYLAVQDHVYQPGHLDAWTMISHLTAETDRISFLTDVADLQLRPPAMLAKAGASLSVLTGGRVVLGVGGGPSADAVAAMGGPRRSAAETITYTAEGLQIMRRALAGGAVRVDSDQHTIEGYAGGPVPPAPVPLWLGGQRPRMLRVAGRHADGWISPLNIYVPPAEVPSRQQIIDDAARAAGRDPADIRRIYNVIGAIGPRGGGTGLVGDVQLWVDTLVSWAVDLGFDTFIFWPIMSPRAQLRAFTDRVIPAVREQVREIREQR; this is encoded by the coding sequence ATGACCGACTACCAACACCCGATCACCTTCGGTCTGAGCCTCGATCCGTCCGCCGACAAACTGGCCGAGACGCGACATCTGGCCCGGGCCGCCGCGGACAGCGGCATGGAGTACCTCGCTGTCCAGGACCACGTCTACCAACCCGGCCACCTCGACGCCTGGACCATGATCAGTCACCTGACGGCCGAGACCGACCGGATCTCCTTCCTCACCGACGTCGCCGACCTCCAGCTGCGTCCGCCGGCCATGCTCGCCAAGGCCGGCGCGTCGCTCAGCGTGCTCACCGGCGGGCGAGTCGTCCTCGGCGTGGGCGGGGGTCCGAGCGCGGACGCCGTCGCCGCCATGGGCGGTCCGCGGCGCAGCGCCGCCGAGACGATCACGTACACCGCCGAGGGGTTGCAGATCATGCGCCGCGCGCTCGCCGGCGGCGCCGTGCGGGTCGACAGCGACCAGCACACCATCGAGGGGTACGCGGGCGGACCCGTCCCGCCGGCACCGGTCCCGCTCTGGCTGGGCGGCCAGCGGCCACGCATGCTGCGCGTCGCCGGGCGCCACGCCGACGGCTGGATCTCGCCGCTCAACATCTACGTACCGCCCGCCGAGGTGCCCTCCCGGCAGCAGATCATCGACGACGCCGCCCGCGCCGCCGGACGCGATCCGGCGGACATCCGCCGGATCTACAACGTGATCGGCGCGATCGGGCCGCGGGGCGGCGGCACCGGCCTGGTCGGGGACGTCCAGCTCTGGGTGGATACGCTGGTCAGCTGGGCGGTCGACCTCGGCTTCGACACGTTCATCTTCTGGCCGATCATGTCGCCGCGCGCACAGCTGCGGGCGTTCACCGACCGGGTGATCCCGGCGGTCCGCGAACAGGTGCGCGAGATCAGGGAGCAACGATGA
- a CDS encoding winged helix-turn-helix transcriptional regulator yields MTNAQDAVYRRYQDIDDTGCRVFQDALELVGRRWTGAILLAGMRGARRFGEYRAAVTGISDRLLAQRLKELENDGLIERTVIPSSPVQIRYAPTRDGGQLMALLQPLIDWSHRRRSTPSGSPPAAD; encoded by the coding sequence GTGACGAACGCTCAGGACGCCGTCTACCGGCGATACCAGGACATCGACGACACTGGCTGCCGCGTCTTCCAGGACGCTCTGGAGCTGGTCGGCCGGCGGTGGACCGGAGCCATTCTGCTCGCCGGGATGCGCGGTGCGCGCCGGTTCGGGGAGTACCGGGCCGCCGTGACCGGAATCTCCGACCGGCTGCTCGCCCAGCGGCTCAAGGAACTGGAGAACGACGGCCTGATCGAGCGGACGGTGATCCCCAGCTCCCCGGTCCAGATCCGCTATGCCCCGACCCGCGACGGAGGCCAGCTGATGGCCCTGCTCCAGCCGCTGATCGACTGGAGCCACCGCCGCCGGTCCACGCCGTCCGGGTCACCGCCGGCCGCCGACTGA
- a CDS encoding MarR family winged helix-turn-helix transcriptional regulator, with product MAERVTRDDVDGIVAQWQRERPGMRPEPMAVFGRIYRLARLIGDGQERVYARWGIGRGEFDVLAALRRSGTPYTLAPKALSASLMLTSGGMTGRLDRLERAGLVRRSPDPADRRGLQVTLTETGRQVVEEAADAGLAVQRRVLDTLPPDDQDRLADLLRTLLAAATDGGR from the coding sequence GTGGCAGAACGGGTGACCCGGGACGACGTGGACGGCATCGTCGCCCAGTGGCAGCGGGAGCGCCCCGGCATGCGTCCCGAGCCGATGGCGGTGTTCGGTCGCATCTACCGGCTGGCCCGACTGATCGGTGACGGGCAGGAGCGGGTCTACGCGCGCTGGGGGATCGGTCGGGGCGAGTTCGACGTGCTCGCCGCGCTACGCCGCTCCGGGACGCCGTACACCCTGGCGCCGAAGGCGCTCAGCGCCTCGCTGATGCTCACCTCCGGCGGCATGACCGGCCGCTTGGACCGGTTGGAGCGGGCCGGCCTGGTGCGCCGCTCGCCGGACCCGGCCGACCGGCGCGGTCTCCAGGTCACCCTCACCGAGACCGGCCGCCAGGTCGTCGAGGAGGCCGCCGACGCGGGCCTCGCGGTGCAGCGGCGGGTGCTGGACACCCTGCCGCCCGACGATCAGGACCGACTCGCCGACCTCCTGCGTACGCTGCTCGCCGCCGCCACCGACGGCGGACGCTGA